A DNA window from Porites lutea chromosome 6, jaPorLute2.1, whole genome shotgun sequence contains the following coding sequences:
- the LOC140942137 gene encoding prolactin-releasing peptide receptor-like gives MALTNFTEDENQKKVAELYCSAELFRGVDGELIFLSALNVFLSIAAFLGNTLILVALRKETSLHPPSKLLYRNLAITDLCVGIVTEPLFVTYWTSVVNRRWDICHYTRLVLFFSGSTLCYVSLLTLTAISVDRLLALLLGHRYRQVVTLKRTHIAVTGFWILSIVGASTTLWNTLITLWFQPIFVALCLMTTMFAYTKIFLSLRQNQIRVQNHVAQGQPSQPIPLNIARYRKAVYSALWVQGTLGICYLPYNIAVFLTPRRGMPLSIYLARNFTVSMVLLNSSLNPLLYCWKIREVRQAVKEALRQLFCRSS, from the coding sequence ATGGCACTGACAAATTTCACCGAAGAtgaaaatcagaaaaaagtcgcTGAACTGTACTGCTCGGCTGAACTATTCAGAGGTGTAGATGGCGAACTTATCTTCCTCTCAGCTCTAAACGTTTTCCTGTCCATTGCagcatttctggggaacactctgatcctagttgccctACGCAAGGAAACTTCgcttcatccgccgtccaaactcctgtatcgtaacctggcgataactgatctctgtgttggtatagTTACAGAGCCTTTGTTTGTGACTTATTGGACTTCTGTTGTGAACCGAAGATGGGATATTTGCCACTACACGAGGCTGGTACTATTTTTCTCAGGTTCTACTTTGTGTTATGTGTCTTTATTGACACTGACCGctataagcgtggacagacttctcgccttgttgcTCGGGcacagatacagacaagttgtaactttgaaacGAACACATATAGCTGTAACTggtttttggattttgtccATTGTAGGAGCATCTACAACCCTTTGGAATACTCTTATAACTTTATggtttcaacccatctttgtAGCTCTTTGTCTAATGACCACAATGTtcgcttacacaaaaatttttctctctctgcGTCAAAATCAAATTCGTGTTCAGAACCATGTTGCTCAAGGACAACCGAGCCAACCAATCCCAttgaacatagctcgatacagaaaggcagtgtacagtgcactgtgggtgcaagGAACATTGGGTATTTGTTATCTTCCATATAACATAGCCGTCTTTTTGACACCTCGGAGAGGGATGCCTTTATCGATTTACCTTGCCAGGAATTTCACAGTTAGCATGGTTCTCTTAAACTCGTCATTAAACCCGTTGCTGTACTGTTGGAAAATCAGAGAagtaaggcaagctgtaaagGAAGCATTAAGGCAACTCTTCTGTAGATCGAGTTAG
- the LOC140942138 gene encoding adenosine receptor A3-like, with product MALENFTEDENHRTVEELFCSAEFVSSVESELIFFSALNIFFFVTAFLGNTLILVALHKETSLHPPSKLLYRNLAITDLCVGIIVEPLAVTYGTSVVKERWDICYYAVRAGTFPSFIFCSVSLLTVTAISVDRLLALLLGLEYREVVTFRRTFITVTSFWILSIVVVSTVFLNLRISSWYLCIIVALALSRGMSSSLHRAWQFTVTLVYSNSSLNPLLYCLKIREVRQAVKVTLRQLFC from the exons ATGGCCCTCGAAAATTTTACTGAAGACGAAAACCATAGAACTGTCGAAGAACTGTTCTGCTCGGCTGAATTTGTCAGCAGTGTAGAGAGTGAGCTTATATTCTTTTCAgctctaaatattttttttttcgtcactgcatttctggggaacactctgatcctagttgctctgcacaaggaaacttcacttcatccgccgtccaaactcctgtatcgtaacctagcgataactgatctctgtgttggtatcattgtgGAGCCTTTGGCTGTGACTTATGGGACTTCTGTTGTGAAagaaagatgggatatttgctattaCGCAGTTCGGGCAGGAACTTTCCcaagttttattttctgttcAGTGTCTTTATTAACAgtgactgcaataagcgtggacagacttctcgcgtTGTTGCTGGGGCTCGAATACAGAGAAGTTGTAACTTTTAGAAGAACATTTATAACTGTGACTAGTTTTTGGATTTTGTCCATCGTCGTTGTATCTACTGTGTTTTTGAATCTTCGTATAAGTTCATGGTATCTATGCATAA TAGTAGCTTTGGCACTTTCTAGAGGGATGTCTTCATCCCTTCACCGTGCTTGGCAATTTACGGTTACTTTAGTGTATTCGAACTCGTCATTAAACCCGTTGTTGTACTGCTTGAAGATCAGAGAagtaaggcaagctgtaaaagtaACATTAAGGCAACTTTTCTGTTGA